DNA sequence from the Brachybacterium sp. P6-10-X1 genome:
ATCTGCATCTCGGGGGCGCTGACCTCTCCGCCCCCGCAGGCGTGGCGAAGTCGGCGGAACGAGGTGTCCGAACCGCCGCGAGCGCAGCGCTCGTGGCGGGGGCGGGCGCTCGCTCGCCGCGGCTCATGCCGACCTCGTCCGTGGCTGCGCGGACCCCGCGCGGTGGATGTCGAGGTCGGTGCGGCCCGGCAGCAGATCCGGGTCCAGCGCCCGCAGGTCCGAGGGGTAGTCCCCGTCGCGCAGGCGCCGGAAGGGCCGCGACGGCTCCGTGCCGAGCCCTTCGAGCCGCGAACGCAGACGCCGCTTCTCCCGGATCACGCCGGCGGCGCCCAGCGAATCGGCATCGTGGATGACGTGCAGGTCCAGAGCCTCGATGCCGACGTACCAGAGCGCACCGTGGGTGAGCGGGAACAGCAACGAGTCGAGGTCCCCGCTGACGCCGCGCGGGCCGAGCGTGCGCTCGTCCTCGCCGACGGTCACGATCAGCAGCGCGCGGCGCCGGGTCAGACCACCGTCGCCGTAGCGCCGGGGAGTTCCGTGCACGGGGTCGAGCTCGTCGTCGTAGGCGAAACTGTCGGTCAGGACGCGGTCCAGCCAGCCCTTGAGGATCGCGGGCGTGCCGTACCACCACAACGGGAACTGCAGGACGAGCAGCTCCGCGCGGGCGAGTTTCTCGTGCTCGGCCCGCACCT
Encoded proteins:
- a CDS encoding NAD(P)H-dependent oxidoreductase produces the protein MSVDHPPTPGSALWVLAHPRHDSLNGHLFRAGVEALARDHEVVTSDLYAQGFDPVLDAQDLGDAADRPGNLAVQAGEAYLSGRTAPEVRAEHEKLARAELLVLQFPLWWYGTPAILKGWLDRVLTDSFAYDDELDPVHGTPRRYGDGGLTRRRALLIVTVGEDERTLGPRGVSGDLDSLLFPLTHGALWYVGIEALDLHVIHDADSLGAAGVIREKRRLRSRLEGLGTEPSRPFRRLRDGDYPSDLRALDPDLLPGRTDLDIHRAGSAQPRTRSA